One part of the Rothia sp. ZJ932 genome encodes these proteins:
- a CDS encoding queuosine precursor transporter: protein MTGSPDTTLPGTARPPRTYFDLLLAASAVILVISNIAATKGVAFGPILTDGGFFLYPLAYIVGDIIAEVYGFAKARRVIFASFSAAAFAALTFWITIKLPSADFYENQTALETVLGPVPLIVAGSLLGYLVGQLLNSWVMVALKKRTAGRFLVARLVGSTLVGQLADTLIFCSIAAPILGIETLPQFFNYLLVGYAYKCLVEVVLVPITYPLIQWFKKKETAAYTTY from the coding sequence ATGACTGGCTCACCTGACACCACCCTGCCCGGCACCGCGCGTCCACCCCGCACCTATTTCGACCTCTTGCTCGCCGCATCAGCGGTGATTTTGGTCATCTCAAATATCGCCGCCACCAAAGGCGTAGCGTTTGGTCCGATCCTCACCGACGGCGGTTTCTTTCTCTACCCGCTCGCCTACATTGTTGGCGATATCATCGCTGAGGTCTATGGATTTGCCAAGGCTCGGCGCGTCATCTTCGCGTCTTTCTCCGCAGCAGCTTTTGCGGCGCTCACCTTCTGGATCACCATCAAACTGCCCAGCGCTGACTTTTACGAAAACCAGACCGCTCTAGAAACCGTGCTCGGCCCCGTGCCGTTGATTGTTGCCGGTTCTTTGCTTGGCTACCTGGTGGGGCAGCTGCTCAACTCCTGGGTCATGGTGGCACTGAAAAAGCGCACCGCCGGACGCTTCTTGGTCGCCCGCCTCGTGGGTTCAACCCTGGTCGGTCAGCTAGCTGATACTCTCATTTTCTGCTCTATTGCAGCCCCCATCTTGGGCATTGAAACCCTGCCGCAGTTCTTCAACTACCTGCTGGTCGGGTACGCCTACAAGTGCCTGGTTGAAGTAGTTCTCGTGCCCATCACCTACCCGCTGATCCAGTGGTTCAAGAAAAAAGAAACTGCCGCCTATACCACTTACTAA